Genomic segment of Bacteroides stercoris ATCC 43183:
CTTATGCTACCGCTGCAGCTTTGTGGCAGGCTAAGAAACTGTCTCAGGCAAGAACTTATGCCCAGAAAGCAATCAGCTTTAATGAAAACTATGGCGAACCCTATATTCTGCTGGCTCAAATGTACGGTTCAAATCCCAACTGGAGTGATGAGCCTGCATTGAACAGATGTACTTACTACGTAGTTATTGATAAACTTCAACGTGCTAAAGCCGTAGATCCGAGTGTTACAGATAAGGTTAATGAACTGATTGCAACCTATGCACGTCATACTCCGCAGGCAAAAGACCTCTTTATGTTGGGTTACAAAGCCGGTGACCGTATTACGATTGGTGGCTGGATCGGTGAGTCTACAACCATTAGATAAGAATATGTCGCTACAACCTAACGTTGTCGGACATAAAAATATGAGCATAACCATTGCCCTGAGGGTGATGGTTATGCTTCTTTTATTTTCTTCCTGTTCCGGACGTAAAAAAGAGATGGGAGCTGCCATTACCGAACGTGATTCGTTGCCGGTTATGGATACTAAAGGGGTAACAACGCTGATTTCCGATTCGGGTATTACCCGTTATCGGGTCAATACGGCGGAGTGGTTGATTTACGACCGTAAGAAACCACCTTATTGGGCGTTTGAAAAAGGTATATATCTGGAAAAATTCGATTCTTTGTTCCATACTGAAGCCAGTATCAAGGCCGATACAGCTTATTACTATAATAAGAAAGAATTGTGGAAGCTGATAGGAAATGTACACATACAGAACCTGAAAGGAGAAAAATTCGATACGGAGTTGCTGTATTGGGATCAGAATAAAAAGCGTGTCTATTCCGATCAGCGGGTGCGTATAGAACAACCCGACCAGATAATTTATGCCATTGGTTTTGAATCAAATGAGCAATTGACAAAATACCGTTTCTTCAAGACGGAAGGTATCTTTTATGTGGATGAGGACAGTGTCACCCCTTCTGATACGTTGAAAACAGACAGCATCAAATAATATGATGAGCACTATAATTTACTTATTGATAACCATGGCTTTCTCCGCTTTTTTTTCGGGGATGGAGATTGCTTTTGTTTCCGTGGACAAACTCCGTTTTGAGATGGAGCGGAAACCGGGTATTACGTCAAGCATCCTTTCTTGTTTCTTCCGCAATCCGAATAATTTTATTTCCACCATGCTGGTGGGAAATAATATCGCGCTGGTTATTTATGGTATCCTTATGGCACAGATTATCGAGGTGAATCTGCTGGCGGGTATGATTGATAATCATTTTGTAATGGTGCTGGTGCAGACTATCATATCCACTCTTGTTATTCTTGTAACGGGCGAGTTTCTTCCGAAGACGCTGTTCAAGATTAACCCGAATCTGGTATTGAGGGTATTTGCTACACCTTTGTTTGTCTGCTATGTTATTCTGTTTCCCATATCAAAGTTTGCTTCCGGGCTGTCTTATCTCTTTTTGCGCTTATTTGGCATGAGGATAAATAAGGAAGCGTCCGATAAGGCATTCGGCAAAGTCGATTTGGATTATTTCGTGCAGTCGGGTATAGAGAATGCTGCTAATGAGGAAGAGTTGGATGCGGAAGTGAAAATCTTTCAGAATGCGCTTGATTTCTCTAATATAAAAATACGCGATTGTATTGTTCCCCGTACGGAAGTGGTGGCAGTGGATGTGACGGCCTCGCTCGAAGACTTGAAGAACGTGTTTGTGGAGTCGGGTATCTCCAAAATTATTGTGTACGATGGGAATATAGATAACGTAATCGGCTATATTCATTCGTCTGAAATGTTCAGAAATCCGGCGGACTGGAGAAATAATGTCAAGGAAGTACCCATTGTGCCCGAAACGATGGCGGCACATAAATTGATGAAACTTTTTATGCAACAGAAAAAAACAATTGCTGTTGTGGTAGATGAATTTGGAGGTACATCCGGTATTGTTTCACTGGAAGATTTGGTTGAAGAAATATTCGGGGATATTGAGGACGAGCACGACAACACTTCCTACATCTGTAAACAAATTGGCGAACATGAATATGTACTGTCCGCACGTCTTGAAATAGAGAAGGTAAATGAAACGTTCAATCTTGAACTGCCCGAATCGGATGAATATCTTACGATAGGCGGACTGATTCTGAACCGTTATCAAAGTTTCCCGAAACTGCATGAAGTGATAGCCGTTGACAAATATCAGTTTAAGATAATTAAGGTGACAGCCACTAAAATAGAATTGGTACGGTTGAAAGTCACGGAATAATTTCGTTTCAGCGTAAATTTTTAAAGAATAAATAGATGCGTATTAGCATTTTTTGTATCTTCGTGCGCTAAAAAGAACATTGAATAGAAAATAATAATAAACAAATAATTCATATTAACTAAAATGGCAACATTACAAAACATTCGGTCTAAAGGGCCCTTATTGGTGATTGTTATTGGTCTGGCGCTGTTTGCCTTCATCGCGGGAGACGCGTGGAAAGTACTTCAGCCGCACCAGTCACAAGATGTAGGAGAAGTGAACGGGGAAACAATTTCCGCTCAGGATTTTCAGGCATTGGTAGAGGAATATACGGAAGTAGTGAAATTCTCCAGCGGCTTGAACGCGTTGAGCGATGAACAAACTAATCAGATTAAGGATGAAGTCTGGAGAGCATACGTAAACAATAAACTGATTGAGAACGAAGCTGAAAAGTTGGGTTTGACTGTTTCTAAAGCGGAACTCCAGGCTATTATTGATGCCGGTGTACATCCGATGTTGCAGCAGACTCCGTTCCGTAACCCGCAGACCGGTGCTTTCGACAAAGATATGTTGAAGAAATTCTTGGTGGATTACTCTAAGATGAACAAGGCTCAGATGCCGGCTCAATATGCGGAGTATTACAATTCCATGTATAACTTTTGGAGTTTTGTGGAGAAGTCACTTATACAGGCTCGTTTGCAGGAGAAATATCAGGCTTTGATTACGAAGTCTCTGTTCTCTAATCCTGTTGAAGCGGAAGATGCTTTCAATGCACGTGTAGACCAGTCTGACTTATTGTTGGCAGCCGTTCCTTATTCCTCTATTGTAGATTCTACAATTGTTATTAAGGAATCCGAACTGAAAGATGCTTATAACAAGAAAAAAGAGCAATTCAGACAATATGTGGAAACCCGTAACATCAAGTATATTGATGTGCAGGTTACTGCAAGTCCGGAAGACAAAGCCGATATTCAGAAAGAAGTGGAGGAATATACTGTGCAGTTGGCTGAGAATCCTTCCGATTATTCAAACTTCATTCGCTCAACCGGTTCTACTCAGCAATATGTTGACTTATTCTATACAGACAAGGCGCTGCCTGCTGACGTTGTTGCCCGTTTGGATTCTGTAAAGGTAGGTGGTGTATATGGTCCTTACTATAATGCATCGGACAATACAATCAATTCTTTCAAGAAACTGGCTTCTGCTGCTATGCCTGACTCCATTCAATATCGTCAGATTCAAGTGGTTGCAGAAGATGCTGCCAAGACCAAGACTTTGGCTGACAGTATCTACACAGCCATTAAAGGCGGTGCAGACTTTGCTGAAATAGCCAAGAAGTACGGTCAGACAGGTGAGGCAACATGGATTTCTTCTGCCAACTATGAAGGTGCTCAAGTGGACGGTGATAATTTGAAGTATATCGCAGCCATCACTACTTTGGGTCAGAATGAGTTGGCTAACCTCGCTTTGGGACAGGCAAACGTTATCTTGCAAGTGATGAATAAAAAAGCTGTGAAAGATAAATATAAAGTAGCCGTTATCAAGCGTCCGGTTGAATTCAGCAAGGAAACTTATAGCAAGGCATACAATGACTTCAGTCAGTTCATTGCAGCCAACAATACTTTGGACAAATTGGTTGCCAATGCAGAAGATGCAGGGTACAGACTGCTGGATAGAACTGACTTGTACAGTTCGGAGCACGCTATCGGAGGTGTGAAAGGTACGAAAGAAGCTTTGAGATGGGCATTTGCAGCAAAAGCAGGTGAGGTTTCAGGTCTGTATGAATGTGGCGAAAGTGACCATATGATGGTGGTGGCTGTTACGAATATCATTCCTGAAGGTTACCGTCCGTTGTCTATGGTACAAGAACAGTTGAGAAGCGAAATTCTTCGTGATAAGAAAGCAGAGAAAATCATGGCTGATATGAAAGCTGCCGGTGCAACGACTTTTGACCAATATAAGAATATGGCAAATGCAGTGAGTGACTCCGTAAAGCATGTTACTTTCGCTGCTCCGGCCTATGTCCCGGCATTGCGTAGTAGCGAACCTTTGGTAGGGGCATATGCTTCAATTGCTGAATTAAACAAGTTGAGCGCACCTATCAAGGGTAATGGTGGTGTATTTGTTCTTCAACCTTATGCTAAGGAAAAACTGAATGAAACTTATAACCAGGAAACGGAAGAAGCTACATTGGAAGGTATGCATGCACGTATAGCAAATCAGTTCATGAATGATTTATACTTGAATGCCAATGTGAAAGATAGCCGTTATCTGTATTTCTAATAATATAAAAGTAGAATAATTTTATATACTTGGGGAAGCCGTTCGATAAATGTCGAACGGCTTTTTTCATTTGTGCAACTTTATTCCTACCTTTGCAAAGGATAATTTATCAGTAAATAAACTATCTTTTATCGTAAATATACAGTTAGAATGAAACAACCTCTTTTAGGCCTTACATTAACCGAGCTTCAGACGGTCGTAAAGAATCTGGGGCTGCCAGGATTTGCGGCCAAGCAGATTGCTGCGTGGCTATATGACAAGAAAGTAGCTTCCATAGACGAAATGACAAACTTGTCGTTAAGACATCGGGCTCTGTTGAAAGAGATATACGAAGTAGGATGTGAAGTACCAGTGGATGCCATGCGGTCGGTAGACGGTACCGTGAAGTATCTTTACCGTGCCGGAGAGGGACATTATGTTGAAGCCGTTTACATTCCGGATGAAGATAGGGCTACGTTGTGTGTATCTTCCCAGGTGGGATGTAAGATGAACTGTAAGTTCTGTATGACAGGTAAGCAGGGTTTCACCGCCAATCTGACCGCTAATCAGATTATTAATCAGATAAATTCTTTGCCCGAACGGGATAAACTGACCAATGTGGTGATGATGGGTATGGGAGAACCGTTGGATAACCTTGATGAAGTTTTGAAGGCGCTGGAAGTAATGACATCATCCTATGGATACGGTTGGAGTCCGAAGCGGATTACACTCTCTTCTGTCGGGCTTCGTAAGGGGTTGCAGCGTTTCATTGAAGAATCAGACTGTCATTTGGCAGTCAGCCTGCACTCGCCCGTGCCTTTGCAACGACGTGAACTGATGCCTGCCGAAAAGGCTTTTTCCATTACTGAGATTGTAGATTTGTTAAGAAACTATGATTTTAGTAAACAGCGCAGACTATCTTTCGAGTATATTGTTTTTAAAGGAGTGAATGATTCTTTGTTGTATGCCAAGGAGTTGTTGAAATTATTGCGGGGGCTGGACTGCCGTATCAATTTGATTCGTTTTCATGCTATTCCGGGAGTTAATCTGGAAGGTGCTGATATGGAGACAATGACAGCATTCCGTGATTATCTGACATCGCATGGACTGTTTACTACGATTCGTGCTTCGCGCGGTGAGGATATATTTGCCGCATGCGGTATGCTTTCGACTGCTAAACAGGAAGAGAATAAAGAAGAATTAATATAAATTATTAACTTTGACGCCAAGCTTATACGCCTTTTTCGTAGTTTTGTAATAACTAAAACATATAAATGTATGAAGAAACACCTGTTTTATTTGAGTATGGCCCTGATAACTGCATTGTTTTCAGCATGTGGTAATGGCAAGAAGGGTGTGTTTACTCCGACATCCAGTGGTCGGGCGTATGAAATTTTGGTAGTGATTGACCAAGGGTTGTGGGAGCGTCCTGCCGGTCGTGCTCTCTATGATGTACTTGATTCTGACGTACCTGGGCTTCCCCAGTCGGAACGTTCATTCCGTATTATGTATACTTCTCCGGCAAACTATGACTCTACATTGAAGTTGATCCGCAATATTATCATTGTTGAGGTGAACAAAGATCTGTATACACAGCCTAAGTTCAAATATGCGAAGAATGTATATGCTGCACCTCAATCTATCCTGACTATTCAGGCACCGGATGAAGCCTCTTTTGAGAAGTTTGTCGAGGAGAACAGGCAAGTAATTGTGGATTTCTTTACCCGTGCTGAAATGAACCGCCAGATTGCAGTGCTGGAAAACAAACACAGTGACTATGTTTCTACGAAAGTAAAGAGTATGTTCGATTGTGACGTATGGGTTCCGGGTGAACTGACGGCGACTAAGCAGGGAGAAAACTTCTTTTGGGCAGGTACGAATGCTGCTACAGGTGATCAAAATTTTGTTATCTATTCCTATCCTTATACCGACAAGGATACATTTACGAAAGAGTATTTCGTGCATAAGCGTGACTCTGTGATGAAGATTAATATTCCTGGTGCAAGGGAGGGTATGTATATGGAAACCGATTCATTGATGACAGACGTACGTCCTATCAATGTACAGGACGAATATGCATTGGAAGCTCGTGGCTTGTGGCGTGTGAAAGGCGATTTTATGGGTGGTCCGTATGTATCTCATGTCCGTTTGGATAAAGTTAATCAGCGCATTATCGTATCCGAGATATTTGTGTATTCACCCGATAAGATGAAACGTAATCTGGTACGTCAGATGGAAGCGTCATTGTATACGCTTAAATTGCCCGGAAGCAAACAGGAAGGAAATGAGATGCCTTTGGCAGTAACAAAAAAAGATTCTACTAAAACAGAAAAATAAGGATGGAAGATAATAAAATAAGAGTCGGTATAACTCAGGGAGACATAAACGGAGTTGGGTATGAAGTGATTTTGAAAACATTTTCGGATCCGATGATGTTGGAGTTATGTACCCCGATTATTTACGGTTCACCCAAAGTAGCTGCTTATCACCGCAAGTCATTGGACTTGCCGACTAATTTCAGTATTGTGAACTCGGCATCGGAAGCTGTCCCTAATCGTCTGAGTGTCGTGAACTGTACGGACGATGAAGTAAAAGTTGAGTTTTCCAAACCTGATCCGGAGGCTGGTAAAGCTGCTCTTGGCGCTTTGGAGAAGGCAATTGAAGAATACAAAGCGGGGCTGATTGATGTTATTGTTACGGCTCCTATCAATAAGCACACTATTCAGTCGGAAGAATTCTCTTTTCCCGGACATACGGAGTATCTCGAAGAGAAGTTGGGTGATGGCGGAAAAGCTTTGATGATTCTGATGAAAGATGATTTACGGGTGGCATTAGTGACAGGACACATTCCTGTACGGGAGATAGCATCGGCTATAACGAAAGAGTTGATACAGGAGAAACTGCTCGTTTTTAACCGTGCGTTGAAGCAGGACTTTGGTATCGGAGCACCGCGTATTGCTGTACTTTCCCTGAATCCACATGCCGGTGATGAAGGCTTATTGGGTACGGAAGAGCAGGAAGTAATCATCCCTGCCATTAAAGAACTGGCGGGGAAAGGCATATTGTGTTATGGTCCTTATCCGGCTGATGGCTTTATGGGTTCCGGTAACTTTACTCATTTTGACGGTATACTGGCAATGTATCACGATCAGGGACTTGCTCCTTTTAAATCTTTGGCTATGGATGAAGGTGTAAACTATACGGCCGGTCTTCCGGTAGTGCGTACTTCACCGGCGCATGGCACGGCTTATGATATTGCAGGAAAAGGGATCGCTTCCGAAGATTCTTTCCGGCAGGCTGTCTATGTGGCAATCGATGTGTTCCGTAACCGTATGCGCGAGCAGGAAGCACATGCCAATCCCCTGAGGAAACAATATTACGAAAGACGTGATGACAGCGATAAGCTGAAACTTGATAGTACAGAAGAGGATTTGTAGTATGACGAAAGCAGAAATACAACAAGTAAAACTGCGTTTTGGTATTATTGGCAATAACGAGGCATTGATGCGTGCTATTGATATCGCCATTCAGGTAGCTCCTACTGATTTGTCGGTGCTGATTACCGGAGAGAGTGGTGTGGGTAAGGAGAGTTTTCCGCAGATTATCCATCAATACAGCCGCAGAAAGCACGGACAATATATCGCTGTAAACTGCGGGGCTATCCCCGAAGGAACGATTGATTCGGAACTGTTCGGCCATGAAAAAGGCGCTTTTACCGGTGCTATCGGTGAACGTAAAGGGTATTTTGGCGAGGCTGACGGCGGTACCATTTTTCTTGATGAGGTGGGGGAGCTTCCTATGCCTACACAAGCTCGTTTGCTTCGGGTGCTCGAAACAGGTGAGTTTATTAAAGTTGGTTCGTCTAAAGTTGAAAAAACGAATGTACGTATTGTTGCTGCTACCAATGTGAATCTTACACAAGCAATTGCTGACGGGCGTTTCCGCGAAGATTTATACTACCGTCTTAATACGGTGCCTATTCCGGTTCCGGCTTTACGCGAACGTGGAGAGGATGTTGTGTTACTGTTCCGCAAGTTTGCATCAGACTTTGCCGAAAAGTATCGTATGCCTGCCATTCAGCTGACTGATGATGCCAAACAAGTGCTGCTGACATATCCATGGCCCGGTAATGTACGTCAGTTGAAGAATATAACGGAACAGATTTCCATTATTGAAACCAATCGTGAAATCAACGCTTCTATTTTGAAGAATTACCTGCCCGAACAGAGCAATGTGCAGCGCCTGCCTGCCTTGTTTGGTGTAAAGAATGAAAGTAAAAGTTTTGAAAGCGAGCGCGAAATACTGTATCAGGTGCTTTTTGACATGCGCCAGGATGTCACCGAGTTGAAAAAACTGGTACACGAAATTATGACCGAACGGGCAACTATGGGAAATCAGGGTGCGACACCTACTGCTTATTATGCATCTGCTCCAGCGGTAGTAGCTTCAGTACCTGCTGCCGGAGTGCCTACTATAATACACCCTTCCGTGAAATCAGCTCAGGAAGTAGATGAGGATATTCAAGACACGGAAGAGTATGTTGAAGAATCTCTCTCATTGGATGAAGTGGAAAAAGAAATGATACGCAAGGCACTTGAAAAGCATCACGGAAAGCGTAAAAGTGCGGCTCAAGATTTGAATATATCGGAGCGTACGCTATACAGAAAGATAAAAGAATATGGATTGGATTAAGAAAATAACGTTGATATCGGCGTTAGCAGGTTTGGTGTGCGTGGTAGTTTCCTGCCGCATCTCTATGGGACTTGCTCCGATAAGTTCTATTGATTACAGCAAAGTGAAGACTATTACGATTGCCGAATTTCCTAATCGTGCCGAGTACGTGTATGCTCCCATGACTACGGAGTTTAACCAGAAACTTAAGGATATGTTTATCCAGCAAACACGTTTGCAATTGGTGAATGCCAACGGCGATCTGGAAATAGACGGTGAGATAACGGGTTATAACCAATACAATGAAGCTGTAGCAGCTGATGGCTATTCTTCTAAAGTGAAGCTGACTATGACCGTAAACGTGCGTTATGTAAACAATACCAATCATGAGGAAGATTTTGAACAACAGTTTTCCGCTTTCCAGACTTATGATTCCTCCTTGCTGCTGACTGATGTGCAGGATGACTTGATAAGTAAAATGATAAAGGATATCACAGAACAAATATTTAATTCAACCGTAGCTAACTGGTAATCAAGGAATGACTTCTGCCTATTTGCAACAATGGATACAGCATCCTGAAATGTTGAATAAGGATACTTTGTACGAGCTTCGTACTCTGCTGGTCCGTTATCCCTATTTTCAGTCGCTTCGGCTGCTGTATCTTAAGAATCTATATTTGCTGCATGATGTCACATTCGGAGCAGAGCTGCGTAAGGCTGTTCTGTATGTGGCAGACAGACGTGTATTGTTTTATTTGATAGAAGGTGACCGCTATAGGTTGAAATCACAAAAGTCACCTTTACTTTCTTCCAAAGTGCCGGAAGAAGAACCTAATGTAGACCGTACACTCTCTTTGATAGATGCTTTTCTGGCAACAGTTCCCGAAGAGCATTCGCAGGTTACAGAATTGGATTATGCAATGGATTACACAACTTATCTGTTGCAGGATGACGGACAGAATGATTCTGAACCGACCGGTGGGAAAGAAGTTCCTAAACTGCGCGGACACGAACTGATAGATGGATTTATACGTAAGAGCGAGTCGTCGGAATCATCTGTATTTGAAAGATCGGTATGTCCTGAGAAAGTTCTCGTATCTCCGGAAGAAAAGGAGGCATCTCTTGAAGATGAGGAAGTGATTTCCGAGCAAAAAGAGGCTTTCTCCGCTTCCCTTTCAAAGAATGAATATTCTACTTCCGAAGACGATGAAAATGATGATGGACAGATACGTCAGGAAGATGTGGATGATAGCTGTTTTACAGAAACTTTGGCTAAAATCTATATTAAACAGCACAGATATGATAAAGCACTTGAAATTATTAAAAAATTAAGTTTGAATTATCCAAAAAAAAATGCTTACTTTGCAGACCAAATCAGATTTTTGGAGAAATTGATTATTAACGCTAAATCAAAATAACAAAATGTATTTATTATTAGTTATCTTAATGGTGATCGCATCCATATTGATGTGTTTCATTGTGTTGATTCAGAATTCCAAAGGCGGTGGTCTGGCTTCGGGTTTCTCATCATCCAATCAAATCATGGGTGTACGCAAGACTACTGACTTTCTGGAAAAGGCAACATGGAGTCTCGCTGTGTTTTTGGTGGTGATGAGTGTTGCTTCCGCTTACGTTATCCCTTCTGCTTCTCACAAAGGCGGTGATGTGATTTTGGAACAGGCACAGCAAGAAGAGAAGACGAACCCGTACAATATGCCCGTAGGTACAGCTGCTCCGAAAGCTGAGCAACCGGCTGAAACAGCTCCTGCAACAACAGCTCCTGCTGCTACGGATGCTGCAGAACCGGCTGGAAATTAATTTTGAGAAAGAACTGTAATTTCTTGACAGGTGGAGTTGTACAATTTATGTTGTACAATTCTGCCTGTTTTTATTTATAGTCTTTTATATTTGGTTATTTTTGTAGCCAGATAAGATTCATTTGAAATTATAAACCATATTATAATATTATAATGACAACTACTGACAAAATTCACCAGACGCTACGCGATTCGGCAGGTATGCGTTGGTTGGTATTACTGCTTTTAGCGTTTGCTATGTTCTGTTCATATATTTTTATGGACATACTTTCACCTATCAAAGACCTGATGCAATCTACCCGTGGTTGGGATTCGACAGCATTCGGTACGATGCAGGGTTCTGAGACATTTCTCAATGTATTTGTGTTTTTTCTCATTTTTGCAGGTATTATCCTCGATAAAATGGGAGTACGCTTCACGGCAATCCTTTCCGGTGCTGTGATGCTTGTCGGAGCTACCATTAATTGGTATGCGGTGACAGACGCTTTTCAGGGAAGTGGACTTCAAACTTGGTTTACCAACAACCTGAATTATATTCCCGGTTTCGATGAGTTGGGTATCTCTCCATTCTATAGAGGTATGCCGGCATCAGCTAAATTTGCAGCAATAGGTTTCATGATTTTCGGTTGCGGTGTCGAGATGGCGGGTATTACGGTGTCTCGCGGTATCGTTAAGTGGTTCAAAGGCCGTGAAATGGCGCTTGCTATGGGGTCTGAAATGGCGCTTGCCCGTTTGGGGGTTGCCACTTGCATGATTTTCTCTCCGGTATTTGCTAAATTAGGGGGTGTTATTGATGTTTCCCGTTCAGTGGCATTTGGTGTTGTGCTATTGCTTATCGCACTTATTATGTTTATTGTCTACTTCTTCATGGATAAGAAACTTGACGAGCAGACGGGTGAGGCTGAGGAGAAAGACGATCCGTTCAAGATCAGCGATCTCGGTACTATTTTGTCCAGTGGCGGATTCTGGTTGGTAGCGCTTCTTTGTGTACTTTATTATTCTGCTATATTCCCGTTCCAGAAATATGCCGTAAATATGCTGCAATGTAATTTGGTATTCAAGGAAGTACCCACCGACTCTTTCTGGGCTACTAATACGGTGACAATTCTTCAGTACTGCATTATGCTTGTCGTTGCGGGTGCTTCTTTTGCAAGTAATTTTATGAAGAAGGCAAGTATGAAGTATGGCTTGCTTACCCTTGCCGGAGTATTGCTCACTGTCTTCTGTTATATGGGTTATATGCGTCAGAGTGCCGAAACAGTATTTGCAGTCTTCCCTTTGCTCGCTGTAGGTATAACACCGATACTTGGAAACTATGTTGACCATAAAGGTAAGGCAGCTTCGATGCTGATGATAGGTTCCATGTTACTGGTTCTTTGCCATCTTACTTTCGCGTTTGTTCTTCCTGAGTTCAGAGATAATGCGGTAGGTGGTGTTGTGATAGCTTATCTTACTATATTGGTACTTGGTGCAAGTTTTTCACTGGTTCCTGCTTCTTTATGGCCCAGTGTTCCTAAATTGGTTGATGCCAAGATTATAGGCAGTGCTTACGCGCTTATTTTCTGGGTGCAGAATATTGGTCTTTGGCTCTTCCCGCTTCTTATCGGAAAGGTACTTGATAAAACCAATACGCAGCTTGTTGCTGATTTAAAGAACGGTGTGATTACTCCGGAAGAGGCTGCCGTGTCGTATGATTACACCGCACCGCTTGTAATGCTGGCTTGTCTTGGCGTTGCTGCTTTGGTATTGGGATTTATTCTTAAAGTTGTTGACAAGAAGAAAGGTCTTGGTTTGGAAGAACCTAATATCAAAGCTTGATAACGGTAATGTCAGATACAAAAGGAAAAGTAAACCTATTGGATACTGTTCCCGTTCAGTGCGGACATATTACAACCGAATGGGAAGGGGAGTACGCGATACTTTCCTTTCCTCGGTTTAA
This window contains:
- the lptC gene encoding LPS export ABC transporter periplasmic protein LptC: MSLQPNVVGHKNMSITIALRVMVMLLLFSSCSGRKKEMGAAITERDSLPVMDTKGVTTLISDSGITRYRVNTAEWLIYDRKKPPYWAFEKGIYLEKFDSLFHTEASIKADTAYYYNKKELWKLIGNVHIQNLKGEKFDTELLYWDQNKKRVYSDQRVRIEQPDQIIYAIGFESNEQLTKYRFFKTEGIFYVDEDSVTPSDTLKTDSIK
- a CDS encoding hemolysin family protein: MSTIIYLLITMAFSAFFSGMEIAFVSVDKLRFEMERKPGITSSILSCFFRNPNNFISTMLVGNNIALVIYGILMAQIIEVNLLAGMIDNHFVMVLVQTIISTLVILVTGEFLPKTLFKINPNLVLRVFATPLFVCYVILFPISKFASGLSYLFLRLFGMRINKEASDKAFGKVDLDYFVQSGIENAANEEELDAEVKIFQNALDFSNIKIRDCIVPRTEVVAVDVTASLEDLKNVFVESGISKIIVYDGNIDNVIGYIHSSEMFRNPADWRNNVKEVPIVPETMAAHKLMKLFMQQKKTIAVVVDEFGGTSGIVSLEDLVEEIFGDIEDEHDNTSYICKQIGEHEYVLSARLEIEKVNETFNLELPESDEYLTIGGLILNRYQSFPKLHEVIAVDKYQFKIIKVTATKIELVRLKVTE
- a CDS encoding peptidylprolyl isomerase, producing the protein MATLQNIRSKGPLLVIVIGLALFAFIAGDAWKVLQPHQSQDVGEVNGETISAQDFQALVEEYTEVVKFSSGLNALSDEQTNQIKDEVWRAYVNNKLIENEAEKLGLTVSKAELQAIIDAGVHPMLQQTPFRNPQTGAFDKDMLKKFLVDYSKMNKAQMPAQYAEYYNSMYNFWSFVEKSLIQARLQEKYQALITKSLFSNPVEAEDAFNARVDQSDLLLAAVPYSSIVDSTIVIKESELKDAYNKKKEQFRQYVETRNIKYIDVQVTASPEDKADIQKEVEEYTVQLAENPSDYSNFIRSTGSTQQYVDLFYTDKALPADVVARLDSVKVGGVYGPYYNASDNTINSFKKLASAAMPDSIQYRQIQVVAEDAAKTKTLADSIYTAIKGGADFAEIAKKYGQTGEATWISSANYEGAQVDGDNLKYIAAITTLGQNELANLALGQANVILQVMNKKAVKDKYKVAVIKRPVEFSKETYSKAYNDFSQFIAANNTLDKLVANAEDAGYRLLDRTDLYSSEHAIGGVKGTKEALRWAFAAKAGEVSGLYECGESDHMMVVAVTNIIPEGYRPLSMVQEQLRSEILRDKKAEKIMADMKAAGATTFDQYKNMANAVSDSVKHVTFAAPAYVPALRSSEPLVGAYASIAELNKLSAPIKGNGGVFVLQPYAKEKLNETYNQETEEATLEGMHARIANQFMNDLYLNANVKDSRYLYF
- the rlmN gene encoding 23S rRNA (adenine(2503)-C(2))-methyltransferase RlmN, whose amino-acid sequence is MKQPLLGLTLTELQTVVKNLGLPGFAAKQIAAWLYDKKVASIDEMTNLSLRHRALLKEIYEVGCEVPVDAMRSVDGTVKYLYRAGEGHYVEAVYIPDEDRATLCVSSQVGCKMNCKFCMTGKQGFTANLTANQIINQINSLPERDKLTNVVMMGMGEPLDNLDEVLKALEVMTSSYGYGWSPKRITLSSVGLRKGLQRFIEESDCHLAVSLHSPVPLQRRELMPAEKAFSITEIVDLLRNYDFSKQRRLSFEYIVFKGVNDSLLYAKELLKLLRGLDCRINLIRFHAIPGVNLEGADMETMTAFRDYLTSHGLFTTIRASRGEDIFAACGMLSTAKQEENKEELI
- a CDS encoding DUF4837 family protein, with amino-acid sequence MKKHLFYLSMALITALFSACGNGKKGVFTPTSSGRAYEILVVIDQGLWERPAGRALYDVLDSDVPGLPQSERSFRIMYTSPANYDSTLKLIRNIIIVEVNKDLYTQPKFKYAKNVYAAPQSILTIQAPDEASFEKFVEENRQVIVDFFTRAEMNRQIAVLENKHSDYVSTKVKSMFDCDVWVPGELTATKQGENFFWAGTNAATGDQNFVIYSYPYTDKDTFTKEYFVHKRDSVMKINIPGAREGMYMETDSLMTDVRPINVQDEYALEARGLWRVKGDFMGGPYVSHVRLDKVNQRIIVSEIFVYSPDKMKRNLVRQMEASLYTLKLPGSKQEGNEMPLAVTKKDSTKTEK
- the pdxA gene encoding 4-hydroxythreonine-4-phosphate dehydrogenase PdxA encodes the protein MEDNKIRVGITQGDINGVGYEVILKTFSDPMMLELCTPIIYGSPKVAAYHRKSLDLPTNFSIVNSASEAVPNRLSVVNCTDDEVKVEFSKPDPEAGKAALGALEKAIEEYKAGLIDVIVTAPINKHTIQSEEFSFPGHTEYLEEKLGDGGKALMILMKDDLRVALVTGHIPVREIASAITKELIQEKLLVFNRALKQDFGIGAPRIAVLSLNPHAGDEGLLGTEEQEVIIPAIKELAGKGILCYGPYPADGFMGSGNFTHFDGILAMYHDQGLAPFKSLAMDEGVNYTAGLPVVRTSPAHGTAYDIAGKGIASEDSFRQAVYVAIDVFRNRMREQEAHANPLRKQYYERRDDSDKLKLDSTEEDL